In Streptacidiphilus sp. P02-A3a, the DNA window GAGCATGAGCTCCGCCTCGTGCGGATCCGTCTCCGGGACCGCGTTCCCACCCGCCGGCCGGGCCGAAGCCTCCAGTCGGGGATCACCTGCGGCCTCGGCCTGATGTGCGCTCCTGCGCCACGTCATCATGGGCCTCCTCGTCCACGAGGGGGGCCGCACGGTCGAGGCGGACCGTCCGCGCCCCTACGTACCACAACACTACCCCCGCATGAATATTGCCGTATGCAATACTTTTTGGATGAGCAAGACGGCGCGGCAGTCCCCCACGGCGGCGGGCCCCGCGCCCGACGACGTCACGGCCTTCCAGACCGCGGCGCGCGACCTGGTCGGGGTCGCCCTGCGGAGCCTGGACGCGCTCGACGGGCAGGTCTCGCTGCCCCAGTTCCGGCTGCTGCTGGCGGTGAACGACCTCGGCCGGGCTCCCTCGTCCCAGGTCGCCCACGCGCTCGGGCTCGGCGCCTCCTCGGTGACCCGGCTCGCCGACCGGCTGCACGCCTCCGGCCACCTCGTCCGCGGCACCGACGCCGGTCACCGCAGCGTGGTGACCCTGGAACTCTCCGCGCGCGGCCGGGAACTGGTGGCCCAGGTGCTGGCCTGGCGGCGGCAGGAGCTGGAGCGGATCCTGGACCGGCTGGAGCCGGAGCAGCGTGCCGCCACCGCTGCCGGGCTGCGGGCCTTCCACCAGGTGATCGGCGACGACTACACCCAGGACCTGCACGGCCCGATGCCCCTGTGACGCCCGCGGCGGCGTGCCGGTGACCGGACGGCCCCGACAACGCACCGGACCTGACGCTCCGGGCGGGGCGTCAGGTCCGGTACGAGTCTCAACGTTCGCGCAGATCAAGCGAGTTGTGAATGGCGTCGCCGATCAGGTTGAACGCGACCACGGTCACGATCAGGATGATCGCGGGCGGGTACACCAGCCACCAGTAGCCGTCGAACAGGTAGTTGAGGCCGTCCGACAGCATCGTGCCCCAGTCCGCGTGCGGTGGCGGCAGGCCCAGGCCGAGGAAGCTCAGCGTCGACAGCGCCAGGATGGCGTCGGCGATGGTGAAGGTGGCGCTGACGATGATCACACCGATGGCGTTCGGCAGCAGGTGGCGGAGCACCACCCGGCTCCGTTTGGCGCCCATCATCGTGGCCGCGACCACGAAGTCCCGGGTACGCAGGGACAGCACCTCGGCCCGGACCAGCCGGGCCACCCCGAGCCAGGACAGCAGCGACAGCAGGATGATGATCAGCCACAGGCTCGGGGGGAACAGGTTCACCAGGATCAGCAGCAGCACCAGCCCCGGCACCGCCAGCAGGGTGTCGATGACCCGCATCATCAGGGCGTCCACGACCCCGCCGACGAGCCCGGCGAACGCCCCGTACAGCGCGCCCAGGACGGTCGTGGCGACCGCCACCGCGAGCCCGAGCTCC includes these proteins:
- a CDS encoding MarR family winged helix-turn-helix transcriptional regulator, which produces MSKTARQSPTAAGPAPDDVTAFQTAARDLVGVALRSLDALDGQVSLPQFRLLLAVNDLGRAPSSQVAHALGLGASSVTRLADRLHASGHLVRGTDAGHRSVVTLELSARGRELVAQVLAWRRQELERILDRLEPEQRAATAAGLRAFHQVIGDDYTQDLHGPMPL
- a CDS encoding ABC transporter permease translates to MSLSETGIDAADAPEPGPEAPAEGGAVPAAPARRGALRTLLGLNRSALAGLTTVALIALFCFLGPLFYRTNQVTVRLDLAELPPSGSHPLGTDASGYDVLGRLMEGGRSSLELGLAVAVATTVLGALYGAFAGLVGGVVDALMMRVIDTLLAVPGLVLLLILVNLFPPSLWLIIILLSLLSWLGVARLVRAEVLSLRTRDFVVAATMMGAKRSRVVLRHLLPNAIGVIIVSATFTIADAILALSTLSFLGLGLPPPHADWGTMLSDGLNYLFDGYWWLVYPPAIILIVTVVAFNLIGDAIHNSLDLRER